Genomic segment of Paenibacillus macerans:
GCTTTTGCCGATCCGTTGGTGCGCTTTACACGGATTGCGGCGATTCTGCTGGATATTCCGCCGATCATCGACTACGCCGAGTTGACGGTGAACGGGAACGCGGATACCAATTTGGAGATTTACCCGGGGCAGGTCGCGGTGCTGGGGACGGTGGAAGTTTATGAGTGAGTATGTGCTGACTAACATGAGGAGCATGGGTGAACCTTTGCTGGCGGATAAGAGTGGAGCTTTGCCGGGAAGTGCGGGCGAGCCATGGCCGGCAGGTACAAGCACCCCTTTACTTACAAGCCCGCGGGGGCGCGAAATGTTTTCCTATCTGCCGAGTTATTACGAAAACTCCCGGGTCATGCAGGCGGATGTGAATGCCAAAGGCGTTGAGCTGGATCGGCTGTTCGAGGCGCTAAACGAAACGCTGGAGCAGTTTTTTGTACGGACGGCCACTTGGGGGCTTGACCGCTGGGAGAGTGAGCTCGGCATCGAGACCGATCCCGGTAAGCCGCTCGACCAGCGTCGGGCTGTTGTTGAGTCCAAGCTGCGGGGAAGCGGGAAGTTTTCGGGGCGGCTGGTGAAGAGTGTGGCGGAGGCGTATTACGGCGGGAAGGTGGATGTTTTTTTTCAGCCCAGTGAATGGAGCTTTACGGTGAAGTTCGTGGATAGTGCAGGGATTCCGCCGAACCTGAACGATCTTATAGCCGTTATCGGAGAACTTAAACCGGCGCATTTGGCATTGAAGTTTGAATTTTCTTATTTGCTGATTCGCGACATTCACGAGGTGTTGACTCTTAACCAGATGGAACAAATCTCATTGAACCAATTTGCAGGAGGTGATCCGGTTGGCCAGTAATACACCTAATCTCAACCTACTCAAAAAAGACCCGGCAACCGATGGAAACGATACGTTTAACATCCAAACAATGCTAAATGACAACTGGGATAAAATTGATGCGGCGGTGGGGGAAGTTCGAGAAGAATTGAAGGACATCAATGTTCCCGATGCTTCCCTCACACAGAAGGGCATCGTACAGCTCTCTAGCGCCACGGACAGCACCGCAGAGGATCGGGCGGCAACGCCGAAGGCGGTCAAGTCGGCGTATGACGCAGCCACAGCGGCGCAGATAACAGCCAATGCTGCGAATACGGCGGCGGCAGGAGCACAAAACACGGCGAATGCTGCGCTTACGACCTCCGGCACAGCCGAGAGCAACGCTAAAAATGCAAGCATCCCCAGGGCCATGCGGTTTACCGGCGATCTGAACGGCGTTACAGAAAACGGCTTTTATGATGGGGCTAATATGGCGAACGCTCCAAGTGCCGACTGGTATTACGTCGAGCACATGTCGCATTCGCAAGATCCTGGTAACTGGCGGCTGCAAAGGGCAACGAATTTTTATGATGGCGTTACGTACTGGAGACAATTACGAGCCGGGACATGGACAGCCTGGCAGACATGGGGTGGAAATATGCCAGTTATTGTTAGTGGTAATACGGTTCAATATACGCAACCAACAGAGTATAGCTTTACAAAACAAACACAGAACGCCTATTTGCTCGTAGGTAAATTTATTCCTAAGGGTATCGGCCAGTTAAAAATACAAGCGGAAGTGTGGGGGGACACAGCTGCTGGTTTATACGTAAGCGCTTTTCCGATTGACGCAATAACATATACGTATGGCCTTATCGACTGGACAACACCACTCGGAACTGTGATTAATTTCAATCCTCCATTACTTACGGGAGTCTTTAGGTCTTCCTCATCCGGCATTGTTAATGTAAATGTAAGGCACCCTATTTTTTTATTTTTAGGTACTGGCACTATCAATACAAATATGACAATTTACGTTAAGAATATCACCGTACAATATGATGTTATTAATTAAGGAAGAATACTTCTTGCCTCCAGAGCCGATCCAAGGTAACTGGATAGATCATAAATATCTTATACGTAAGGTGGTATACATGATCAGAATGTTTAGGTCAAAAGATAGGACAGAAGCAATTGAGTTTCCGGATGGTGAAATGTCAAGGGTAACGGAAATCGCTAAGTTTACAGGCTTGACGTGTGACTGTCGAGGTAAATCCGGATGGAAGTGTTGTTAGGGCTGGATTGATTAGGGGAGCAACTGAGGCTCCACTTGTCGTTATTCCGGGGCAGTACGTGTACAAAGAGAGCAGCGGGAAAATCGGAAGATTTTTTTTATAAATTCTCAGCAGAGTTGAGCATTTCTATACAAAAATCAGATTTATGTGCTTTCTATCTGCTTTGAATG
This window contains:
- a CDS encoding pyocin knob domain-containing protein, with the protein product MASNTPNLNLLKKDPATDGNDTFNIQTMLNDNWDKIDAAVGEVREELKDINVPDASLTQKGIVQLSSATDSTAEDRAATPKAVKSAYDAATAAQITANAANTAAAGAQNTANAALTTSGTAESNAKNASIPRAMRFTGDLNGVTENGFYDGANMANAPSADWYYVEHMSHSQDPGNWRLQRATNFYDGVTYWRQLRAGTWTAWQTWGGNMPVIVSGNTVQYTQPTEYSFTKQTQNAYLLVGKFIPKGIGQLKIQAEVWGDTAAGLYVSAFPIDAITYTYGLIDWTTPLGTVINFNPPLLTGVFRSSSSGIVNVNVRHPIFLFLGTGTINTNMTIYVKNITVQYDVIN
- a CDS encoding YmfQ family protein, with translation MFSYLPSYYENSRVMQADVNAKGVELDRLFEALNETLEQFFVRTATWGLDRWESELGIETDPGKPLDQRRAVVESKLRGSGKFSGRLVKSVAEAYYGGKVDVFFQPSEWSFTVKFVDSAGIPPNLNDLIAVIGELKPAHLALKFEFSYLLIRDIHEVLTLNQMEQISLNQFAGGDPVGQ